Proteins from a genomic interval of Flammeovirgaceae bacterium SG7u.111:
- a CDS encoding mannose-1-phosphate guanylyltransferase — translation MKNNYVIIMAGGIGSRFWPFSRKAHPKQFQDILGTGKTLLQQTAERFEGICPPENMYIVTNDIYFDLVKEQLPFMEDDQILLEPVMRNTAPCIAYASYKIAAKNPDANLVVTPADHIITKEEEFKRVVNSALNEASQHDILVTLGIQPSRPDTGYGYIQVKNSEQLGPLNKVKTFTEKPNEELAKEFVESGDFVWNAGIFIWKASSIIKAFETYSSEIGKLFSDISDKYYTPEEKEAIKLTYFQCKNISIDYGIMEKAQHVYVMRGDFGWSDLGTWKSLFEISEHDEKNNLVQANTLLYETSNTLIKVSDPDKLVVIQGLDDYIVAEKDNVLLICKKDQEQRIKQFVSDCKEQKGKSFH, via the coding sequence ATGAAAAACAACTATGTGATCATCATGGCGGGTGGTATAGGAAGCCGCTTTTGGCCCTTTAGCAGAAAAGCTCACCCCAAACAATTCCAAGATATTTTAGGTACCGGTAAAACGCTCCTACAGCAAACTGCTGAACGGTTTGAAGGAATCTGCCCACCAGAAAATATGTATATCGTCACCAATGACATCTATTTTGACTTGGTAAAAGAGCAGCTGCCTTTTATGGAAGATGATCAGATTTTGCTTGAGCCGGTCATGCGAAATACTGCCCCATGTATAGCTTATGCAAGTTATAAGATAGCGGCTAAAAACCCAGACGCCAATTTGGTAGTGACTCCTGCCGATCATATCATCACAAAAGAAGAGGAGTTTAAGCGAGTGGTGAACTCTGCTCTCAATGAAGCAAGCCAGCACGATATTTTGGTGACTCTGGGTATTCAGCCAAGTAGGCCTGATACGGGCTACGGGTACATCCAAGTGAAAAACAGTGAACAGCTTGGTCCTCTCAACAAGGTCAAGACCTTCACCGAAAAGCCTAATGAGGAACTAGCCAAAGAATTTGTAGAAAGCGGTGATTTTGTATGGAATGCAGGTATCTTCATTTGGAAAGCCTCTTCTATTATAAAAGCTTTTGAAACATACTCTTCAGAAATTGGTAAGTTGTTTTCCGATATAAGCGACAAATATTATACTCCCGAGGAAAAAGAAGCCATAAAGCTTACCTATTTCCAATGCAAGAACATCTCGATTGACTACGGGATTATGGAAAAGGCACAGCATGTGTATGTGATGAGGGGAGATTTTGGCTGGTCGGACTTGGGTACTTGGAAATCACTCTTCGAAATATCCGAACACGACGAAAAAAACAACCTTGTGCAAGCAAACACATTGCTTTATGAAACATCAAACACCCTTATAAAGGTATCAGACCCTGATAAGTTAGTAGTCATTCAAGGTTTGGATGATTATATAGTTGCCGAAAAAGACAACGTTTTACTCATTTGCAAAAAAGATCAAGAGCAACGAATCAAACAGTTTGTTTCAGATTGTAAGGAACAAAAAGGCAAAAGCTTTCATTAG
- a CDS encoding DUF721 domain-containing protein: protein MQYFNNRKGKKGRAAETVSIKDAMHSALKSYRLDKKYLHEQIKNSWEEMVGKTVASRTTKMFVSKEKLYVEINSAPLKNELSLKKKMILEIVQSKFGEGAVSEIIFI, encoded by the coding sequence ATGCAATATTTTAACAACCGTAAGGGAAAAAAGGGGCGAGCAGCAGAAACGGTATCGATAAAAGATGCTATGCATTCAGCATTAAAGTCATATAGGCTCGACAAAAAATATTTGCATGAGCAAATCAAAAACTCATGGGAAGAAATGGTGGGAAAAACGGTAGCTAGCAGAACTACCAAAATGTTTGTAAGCAAGGAAAAGCTTTATGTAGAAATTAATTCTGCTCCTCTCAAAAATGAGCTCTCACTCAAAAAGAAAATGATATTAGAAATAGTACAAAGCAAATTTGGCGAGGGAGCGGTGAGTGAAATTATTTTTATTTAA
- the gndA gene encoding NADP-dependent phosphogluconate dehydrogenase, which produces MSKLHDFGLVGLGVMGRNFILNVVDNGFTACGLDLDPEKVAALKEEGDEDKVTATTSGEEFVKSLKTPRKIMLLVPAGGPVDGVIESLLPFIDKGDLLIDGGNSFYTDTDRREKYLSEKGYHFIGTGVSGGAKGARFGPSIMPGGSEEAYEFVRPIFEAVSAKANGEPCVTYLGPKSAGNYVKMVHNGIEYGMMQLISEVYDLLKKACGLTNDELHEVFDNWNKGRLQSFLVDITTEIFLQKADDSDERLVDLILDKAKQKGTGKWTSQNAMDLGIAVPTIDAAVSLRELSAKKDERVAAEAVYGKPIVAPADKEAFIQKAEAALYFSFILSYAQGFTQLKAASDEYGYNLDMEAIARIWRGGCIIRAGLLEDIRTAFKKDEKLPHLLLDGGIAEQIKGSVGATREVVSFAVQNGVPAAALTASLSYFDVFTSGRLPLNLVQAQRDHFGAHTYERIDKDGIFHTEW; this is translated from the coding sequence ATGAGTAAGCTACACGATTTTGGGCTGGTAGGCCTTGGCGTAATGGGGCGTAACTTTATACTAAATGTTGTCGACAATGGCTTTACCGCCTGCGGGCTCGATTTGGATCCAGAAAAAGTTGCCGCACTAAAAGAAGAAGGAGACGAGGATAAGGTAACTGCTACCACCTCTGGAGAAGAATTTGTGAAATCGCTTAAAACTCCAAGAAAAATAATGCTACTCGTTCCAGCAGGAGGACCTGTTGATGGCGTGATAGAAAGCTTATTGCCCTTCATTGATAAAGGTGATTTGCTAATAGACGGAGGAAACTCTTTCTATACCGATACTGACAGAAGGGAAAAGTATCTTTCTGAAAAAGGGTATCACTTTATAGGAACTGGCGTTTCGGGCGGAGCAAAAGGAGCTCGATTTGGCCCTAGCATCATGCCAGGTGGTTCGGAAGAAGCTTACGAATTTGTAAGACCAATATTTGAAGCAGTTTCTGCCAAGGCTAATGGTGAACCTTGTGTGACCTATCTCGGACCCAAGTCTGCAGGAAATTATGTGAAAATGGTGCACAATGGCATTGAATACGGCATGATGCAGCTGATCTCTGAGGTATATGACCTACTCAAGAAAGCTTGCGGCTTGACTAACGACGAACTGCACGAAGTATTCGATAACTGGAACAAAGGTCGCTTGCAATCATTTTTGGTAGATATCACTACTGAGATTTTCTTACAAAAAGCCGATGACTCGGATGAGCGTTTGGTGGATTTGATTTTGGATAAAGCGAAACAAAAAGGAACGGGTAAATGGACTTCACAAAATGCGATGGACTTGGGCATTGCCGTACCTACCATAGATGCTGCGGTAAGCTTGCGAGAGCTTTCTGCCAAAAAAGACGAAAGGGTGGCAGCTGAGGCTGTGTATGGCAAACCAATCGTAGCCCCAGCCGATAAAGAAGCATTTATACAAAAAGCGGAAGCAGCTCTGTATTTTAGCTTTATTCTTTCTTACGCCCAAGGCTTTACCCAGCTAAAAGCTGCTTCTGATGAGTATGGCTACAATTTGGACATGGAAGCTATTGCAAGGATTTGGAGAGGAGGCTGTATCATTCGTGCGGGCTTGCTCGAAGATATCAGAACGGCATTTAAGAAAGATGAAAAATTACCACACTTATTACTTGACGGCGGCATAGCCGAGCAAATAAAAGGTTCTGTTGGCGCCACGAGAGAGGTAGTTTCCTTTGCTGTGCAAAATGGTGTTCCTGCTGCAGCGCTTACTGCTTCACTAAGCTATTTCGATGTATTTACTTCTGGTAGATTACCATTGAACCTCGTTCAAGCTCAACGTGACCACTTTGGCGCTCATACATATGAGCGAATCGATAAAGATGGGATTTTCCACACTGAATGGTAA